GGAACAAGGTTTATCCCAAGGCGCAATCACCTTCCTTGTGTACGGTATGTGGCGTCTCCCTGGCCAGCCAGGTGTTTCACTCCCCTTATCTTGGGCCTCTGAGCGTGGCAGTTGTTAGCAGCATGTCGCTTACCTTGGAGGTAGCAGGTGGGCTCCTTGGAGTGTTAAACTGCTCACCTCAGTGTCGGGGGCAGGATCTCAGCCTGGGGGACAGCAGCAATAGGCATTTTGTCCTGGAATGTGTCCCTGGAGACTTTGACCTGTGGAGTCTGGTCAGTGGCTGTGGAGAAGAACAGAACTCCCTGCCTCTCGCTCAACTAAGGGCACATCTTCTTGCAATCCTGGATGCCACAGGGCTCCCAAGGGTGACCCTGGCTGCCCCATGAGCTTCTCAGAGAAAGCAATTTAGCAGCACGATTTGAAGTGGGCATTGAAATGATGGAGCCAGGAGGTGAGAgaggcccagcctgccaggactGCACACAGCCGTTGGACAAGGGCATGGTGGCCACAGCTTAGGCTCGTGTGGCCCCAGGGGCACAACAGTGCGGAGAGCATTCCTAGGGAGGCAAAGCTTGCAGCATCTGAGTCTGCTGTGCTGAccctgtttgttccctctggacAGAGCAACGATGAGGACTCCGACTCCTCCTCCAGCATGCCCATTGAACCGGATCCATTGGCACTGATGGCCAGAGGCAGCGCTGGGGGCTCCGCACATGCAACTGCAGGTAAGtagctccatggggcagggaggggacagggtcTCAGTCTGGTCCTGGTGGATGTGGTCTCACCCTCACTGTCGGTTCAGTAAGCCCTGAAACAGGGATTTGGGTCTCTCATTGTCTTCCCGAGCCAGTGTCTGTCTGATCTGGCGATGGGGAGACCCGCAAAGAACCTCCCTTCTCCGGATGTAGCAGCTGTGGGAGCAGCCCTCAGGATGGGCCTTTAGCTCTGCCAGGCAGGGCCTTTTCACTAGTACCAGCTTTGATCCCTCAGCTCCTTGGGGGATCCCAGGATGGGCTGATGAGAGGCCTGCAGACCTCCATCCTCCCAACACATGTAGCACAGCCAGCACTAGGAGCTTCCCCTCTGCCAAACAACTTGCCCCCACACCAAGACAGATGGGTTCAGCCCCTGGGAACAAGGGGGTCAGTGGACACCCACCCTCTGGGAACAGCCCAAAGATATTAGTTAATTCTGCACAGGTCCCAAAACCAACAGCAGAGGGTCAGAATTTGGGGTCTTTGCCTGATTTTTTCACCAGCCCCCTTGGCACCCAGAGATTAAATTTGGCCTTGGGAACTGCATGGCTGATGGGAGCCTCTAGGccagactcctgccccatgctgcttgTGCTCCCCGCCTTCTGCCCGAGTGCTTTGGGAGAGCCTGACGGCTGGAGGAGTGAGCTGGACGATGGTGGGGTCAGGCAGCCTAGGACTTGGCTCCACAGATGACTTGCTCCTGGGATCCTCAGACCGCAGGGTAAAGCCATAGTAAGTCCCCTCTGGTACTGCCTAGAGGCTCATGCTGAGCACCCATCCAGGGCATGTTCACACCTGTCCAGGAATCCGTCCATGCAATGAGTTCCTACTCTTTCTGTCGCACCTTCATGGCTGCATTCATGGACTGCTGGCAGCTTTTCCTTTGCTCATTTCCaaccctttgttccttgtctcagctccaggcacccaCGTAACTAATCCCTCTTCTCCCAAGGGGTTCACCCCCTTGTGAGGTGTGTAGATTTATCCTGCATCTCTCCCCCCTTGCTATGCCAAGATGGGCATCCAGCTCTGTGAATTGGtctctccagcaccccaaactcaCAGTTACTGCTCTTCTTGGCGCTGCCTTTAGTCATGGGTGTCTTTGGTAACATGGTACCCAGATACCTCAGTGATGGGCGCAGTATAATGATACAGAGGGAAAGGAGCACAGCATTCCAGGTACGGTCACAGCCCTATTGCAGGCTTTTCCTTCCCTCTGTCCAGTGCTGCTGCACATGCAGCTCCAAAATGCAGTGACCAGCTCGagtctccttcccctctctcctcccagacATGCATAATGTAACCCCTGGTTTCTCTCCtctccagcagctcctgctgtGATGGCTCCCTCCCCGTGCACTGAGCTGCGGCTAAGGACCTACCTCTCCAAAGAGGTAGCCTATGAGGCCCCCTCAGTCACAGCCAAGTACCCAGCTTCCTCCCCAAGCCAGCCTGACCAGTGGGTtgccctgcagcagcaccccaaGAAGAAATCTCAGCTGCTGAAGGAGGGTAATGCAGTCATTGGAGGACTCCCCCGAGACACCTCAGGCCAGTAGCCCACCCCTACACAGGACACAGGAGGGTGGCATCCCCCCACAGAGATCACAAACCCTGTACACCTTCAGGACGAGCCTTTCCCACCCTACCAGCATTAAGCCGCCGGGCACCACCTCTGGGAACAGCTGCACCTGGAGGCGCCAGCTAAAGTTGCTCAGAGGCTGCCATATCTGCTTGAGATGCTTTGGACTGAGACTCAAGCCCTGACCCAGGTGCTGTGgcttccctccgttccccctcCTGGGAGCTTTACAAATTAATACCATTtggagcaggaggtgctggcaaGACTGGTGATTCCATAGTGCATGAGATACCCCCACCCAAAGCTCTACCAGTCACCCCAGCCTTGATGGCACGGGCCCAGGCAGGTGCAGCAGAGGAACTTGGAGGCTTTCTGCCCAGCCAGAGCTAGAGGCTACCCTCTGAGCCCTtaactgccccctgcagccagagctTTCCCCTCTGTCCTACCCAGACAGGCTTGCCCCATCACCCCACCGTCACCTGCCCCATGATCGTTACTCATTCCTTAGGGTGGAGCTAAGCACTTCGCCCCAtgatctctccccacccccagccacagcaattACCCCTGGTGCCAGTTCAGATGTGCAGAAAAAGCCCTTTGAATTTGCCATGAAGCGACAGGGCCATCCTGTTCCCTGGGGCTGCTCTGCTCTCACCCTCATGCTCCTGCAGGGGATTGCAGGAGGGCAGCAGGTCCCTGCTTTAGGGGGTATTACCAGGGGCCAGTGCAGCCTGTGGGAGCTTGGCCCATGAGCTGAGCCTTGTAGTCCCAGCCCCCACTCTGAGCAGAACATGGCCTTTCTCTAAGAGCTGATATCAGGCCCTGAGCCGAGTGGACTTCTCCACCAAAGCAGAGCCTGGCAGGAGAGTGGGCAGGCCCCACAGCAGGTCTGGGACCTCCAGCTGCAAGGTTGCTGTTCTATTCAGCATCCTGTGATGCACCCAGCAGGACACTGACACGCCTGGCCTGATGGCTCCAGAAGGCAGTGAAACCCTAATGCGGACTGGAAGACCTGGATTTGCTTCCTCACCGTCTCATGAGAACAGGTTGGGGGTGAGAGGTTTAGACTCAGTAGAAGAAGCCACCTTCTGCAGCACTGAGCCTCGAGGCTGCAGGAGCAGAACCCAACAGTCCTGGCTCTACCAAGGGCCTGCTCCAGTGCATAAGCTGAGCAGTTATGGGGCAGCAGGTCCTTGGACTAGCATGGCCCAGTGTACAGAGCAGCTGCTGTTGGCcgcagctgcaggggctggcaGCCTCTCGGTCCATGAAGGAAGCTcaattcagagattccaaggtcagGTGGGACCTTAGTGATCGTCTAATCCGAGCTCCTTTATAGCACAGACCAGAGACCTGCCTCCAAACTATTCTTGGAGCAGACACAGTTGGGATTTTAAAATCGTCAGTGGTGGAGAGTCCCCCAGGGCCCTGGGGAAGTTGTTCCTGTAGTTAATTACACACAAACAGACACCCCTCTGGTCCTTCTCTAACCAGAAACATTCACAGGCCTGTGCTGTTCCCTGGGGTAGGCAGTCTCAGAACCCTGTCCCCTGCAGTACAGGAAGCTCCATCTCTggatgctggggaggagccgtgGGCTGGATTCTTGCACAGACACCATCTATGGCTCCCCGGGCTTTAATGCTACCACTGCAGTGAATTAGCAGCCATTACATTCCAGGGAAACACATCGTACAGGATTTCCTAACTAGAGCTGGGAGAGGGCAGGCCAGCAGAGAAGGGGACACCAGAGGCCAAGGCACCAGATACTCACTCAAGCCCCATGGAGAAGGCTGGGGTATGTTGTGTACTGTGGGAAGTGGCACTGGCACTGCTGGTGCTCTGGAGGGATGCAGCCGGTGAGCAGTGACATGCTCACTAGCTGGGGTTCAACAGAAACATGACCTTACTCCAcagaaagcaggggtgggcagcgGGACCTAGAAGCCACATGAAGGGGAATGGGAAGTTCTGGGCAGTATTGTAGCCAATACGTCCCATCCTCTGCTGAAATCCCAGCTCGTGTTAATAAAGTTCTGGGTCCCATGGCTCCACTGCATCAACCAAACCTCTCTTGTGAGCCTCCTGCCCTGACTGCTGCAGTTCCAGTGGGTCtgccagggagctggggcactggcagacaCTCACAGCCTGGCTTCCATCCCTGCTTCCTCTTGGAATCACAGAGCAGTAGGACAGCAAGGGAGCGAGAAGCGGGAATAGTGCCTGACCGAGGCTGGCATATGGGCACTGGCATGGAAAGCAGGGCGTGGCTCAGTGGATTGACATTACATGGTCCTGATGGGTCTTTACTGTCTCCTTCGAGCATGGAGGCAGCTCTGCCATGGCCAGCGCgagggagcggccttcctgcggtaATGGCAGCATCTGTGCTGAGGCCACAGCGTCTTGGTCTCAGTTCTGCCCGTCCAGCTGCACCGACTGAGGAGCTGGGCTGGCTTCTCAGCCCTCTTCCAGCCTGTCGCCTCCATGCTCCGCCCTTGCGCTTAGCTGCCACAGTGAACCTGCCCTGCTCCAAATGGCCCCGCTGCAGTCCCTGGGCATCTCAGCATGGCAAGCATGACTGGGGCCTAGGGCAGGCTGCTCAGCTGAATGTGCACCAGGGGGTCTTGCTGGCATCACAGTCCAGCAGGATATTGAGGACAGTGCAGGGAGCTCCAGCCACACTCAGCGCCGTCTGGGACTCAATCCGATACCTCACGTTGTTCAGGCCCCCGTCCCGATCCACCTTGAACTGCTCCTGAGAAAGACAACACGGCATTCCGTTCCCACACAGCAGAAAGGACAGTGTTTAGAGCTAGCCGAGATGGGATcggagcaggggagagggcagagccaGCAGGGACAGGGCTAGAACAACAGGCTGGGCTGGCTCAGACCCATGTAGCCACCTGCCGGTCACAGAGAGACACCATTTCCCTGGgagccccttctcccctccccttcagtgcagagggcagcagggcccctgccctgccccaagggaGCAGCTCACACCTGCTTCTGGGTAGCAATGCGCTTCTGGTCTCGCTTCCTCCAGGCTGGGTCATGCAGGTGCTGGAATGTCTTGTATCCAGTCTTTATTCCCGAGGGGCGGAAAAGCTAGGGGAAGAGCGGAGCGTGCATTAGTCACTGGAGTCCCTGCCCTAAGCCAGGTGCCCAGGCCCAAAGCTTCCTGCACCCCatcaccccctcccctgggcccAGTAGGATCTTTGGGAagctaggcagaggggccagcagGGAGCTAGGCTGTCCTCTCCCAGGCATTGACAAAGATCCTGGTGGCCATGCTTGGGGACGGTGTTTTCTCTGGCCAGGAGCCTGAAGAGCATCCCTACCTGGAGGCCAGCTCCTTTGATCCGGCGATAGAACTCATCATCCTCTCGCCCCCAGCCCCAGAAGCGGTTGGACATCCCATTGCACTGAAATGAGAGGGTGTCACAGGGGTAGAAGCTTGTGATGTCTCCCTCCTGCAGCATCTGCCTGATGCACACACCCAGCATAACCTCTGCAGCCAGGCAGATGGAGAGCAGTCCCATGGGGGAGAGCCACGGCCAGACCCTGGGGCACAAGGCCAGAGCACAGGGAACTACAGCCAGACCTCAACCAGCTCAGCCCAGGAGCCCCTATTCCCTCCCCATTGTGTCACCCCCTTCACATTTCCAGAGTGGAGAAAAGTGACTCACGAACAAGGAATCCTCCCCTAAACAGACAAGGACCTTACCCCACTCTGTGCCGGGACTTACCATCTCGTAGTGCTGCTTGGTGAGCAGGAGGATGCCGCCCACATAGGTTTTGTAGTGGTACAGCGGGTGCAGCTCTGGGGATGCCACATGGAAGGGCCCTGCCTCTGGGAAGCCGTAGTCCAGCTCCTCGTTACGGGGCAGGAGGTCAACGTCGTGCATGGCAATGTAATCGGTGTCATTGCCGCTCTCCAGGAAGCCGACGTTGATCAGAGACGCTCTGTTAAACCTGCTCAAGACACCAGGAAAATCTTGTCCCAGCACCAGGAGCGTCAGGCTTCCCGTAGACACATCAGCAGCAGGAGGCTCAGTCGTCCTCTAGACAGGCTTAGTCACCATCATATCATTACCCAGCCCACTCTATGCACCAGCAGTCTCTCCTAGCTTCACAGCTGGGATCTCAGACCCCAGGTGCTGCAACTCAACCCTGAAACCACACCCATGAAGGGGGAACAGTGGCACCCGGGCACTGTGGCTAGTAAGGGGCTAAAGCAACTAACATTGACAGTGCCTGTTCTAAGGGAAGCCCTTTGGGAAAGTGGGCTGGAGGCTGGACAGATGTTCGGCAAGGAGATGACATGTAAGAGACAAAGCATTGGTGTGGCTGGCATGTTGGGAGGGCCACCTGGAGGCCAGGCAAGGCAAACATGGtgtgggcagcagggaggggctaAAGACTGGTAAAGTGGGCTCTTGGAAGAGGTTACCCTGATGGGTGGACATACAGGGGAGCATTAAGGCTGTTCTGAGGACACTAGCAAATATTGTGTCTTGCAGCTTTCCCCTGGCTCTCAGAGCTCCAGCCTCACAGAGTTCATAGTCGGGAAGAAAGTCTAGTGGCCTACAGTTAAATTTTCCTCTCCTGCTCACGTCCAGCCCTGGGAAAGGGGACTGGAGAAGGAAAATAGCCCTTTACCTTTCTACAGACTCTTCCACAGAGACCCTCGTAGCCCCTCACCGTCTACAAAACTTGGCCCAACACAACACCTCCAGGCTCAGAGTGTCTGAAATTCCAGCTGCTCACCCCAGCTTTCCCTAGTCCCCACATGCTCAGCCcagcaaagagaaaagaaatggaCCTGACTAAGCCCTGAAGGTCAAACTCCCGCATCCCAAGAGAGGAGGAGAGCAAAGCTTAGCTCTGCGGGTGGCAAAGGACCATACCTGTAATGATCCACCTGGTTGAGCACAAAGATGTGGTGGCGGATCCTCTTCCTGCTGAGGAAGCGATGCATGTGGGGCACGAAAGCCAACAGCTCCTCGAAGCGTTCCCGGAAGGGGATCAGCAGCGCCAGGCGGTGGGGGCCCCATGATGGGTCCTCAGCCCATGAGGCCCGGGACTCTGGGGGGCAAGGCTTCAGGGGGTTGGGGGCCACTGCCCCGCGCCCCTCACGGGCCACATCACCTGAGCagctgagctgcagccacagcaGTGAGAGAAAGCCCAGAAGCAGCGCCGCGAAGAAGAGCCGGAAAACTGAGCATTTCCGCGGCAGGAGTGCCAGCAGCCggcgggacctggggcagggtGAGGAGTCAGGGCCCAGAGTGCGCTGCCCCCGCCTGGCTTCCCACACagtccctccctgccccgcaGAGCCGGCCTCGTCCTGTTCCTCCACCCAAAGACCCCGTCTGCTCCCCCACACACCACTCCCTGACCCCCCAATCccgccccaggcccctccctgccccgcccctccgTCCCacagaccccctccctgcccccggcgcctgccccgccccccccccacagacccctgtcctgcccctcggcgcctgccccgcccccccccacagacccccgtcCTGCCCCTCGgcgcctgccccaccccccccgtCCCacagaccccctccctgcccccggcgcctgccccgccccccccacagaccccctccctgcccctcggCGCCTGCCCCGAccccccccagaccccctccctgccccgaccccccccccacagaccccctccctgcccccggcgcctgccccgcccccccacagacccccgtcCTGCCCCTCGGCGCCTGCCCCGacccccccccacagacccccgtcCTGCCCCTCGGCGCCTGCCCCGacccccccccacagaccccctccctgcccccggcgcctgccccgccccccccacagaccccctctctgcccccggcgcctgccccgcctcccccacAGACCCCCGTCCTGCCCCTCGGCGcctgcccagacccccccccacagacccccgtcCTGCCCCTCGGCGCctgccctacccccccccccacagaccccctccctgcccccggcgcctgccccgccccccccacagaccccctccctgcccctcggCGCCTGCCCCGacccccccagaccccctccctgccccgaccccccccacagaccccctccctgcccccggcgcctgccccgccccccccacagacccccgtcctgccccgccccccccacagacccccgtcCTGCCCCTCGGCGCctgccccgaccccccccccacagacccccgtcCTGCCCCTCGGCGCctgccccgaccccccccccacagaccccctccctgcccccggcgcctgccccgccccccccacagaccccctctctgcccccggcgcctgccccgcctcccccacAGACCCCCGTCCTGCCCCTCGGCGcctgcccagacccccccccacagacccccgtcCTGCCCCTCGGCGCCTgccctaccccccccccacagacccccgtcCTGCCCCTCAgcgcctgccccacccccccgtcccacagacccccctccctgcccccggcgCCTGCCCCGaccccccccacagacccccgtcctgccccccggcgcctgccccaacccccccccagaccccctccctgccccccggcgcctgccccgccccccccccacagaccccctccctgcccccccggcgcctgccccgcccccccccacagacccccgtcCTGCCCCTCggcgcctgccccgccccccccccacagacccccgtcCTGCCCCTCggcgcctgccctgccccccccgtcccacagaccccctccctgcccccggcgcctgccccgctccccaccacAGACCCCCGTCCTGACCCCCGGCGCCTGCCCCGACCCCCCCACCCacagaccccctccctgcccccggcgcctgccccgacccccccccacagacccccgtcCTGCCCCTCggcgcctgccccgccccccccgtcccacagaccccctccctgcccccggcgcctgccccgcccccccacagaACCCCGTCCTGCCCCTCGGCACCTTCCCCGCCCCCGCGTCCCacagaccccctccctgcccccggcgcctgccccgccccccccacagaccccctccctgcccccggcgCCTGCCCCGACCCCCACCACAGACCCCCGTCCTGCCCCCCGGCGCCTGCCCCGACCCCCACCACAGACCCCCGTCCTGCCCCCCGGCGcctgccccgcctcccccacagaccccctccctgcccccggcgCCTGCCCGGCCCCCCCGTCCCacagaccccctccctgcccccggcgCTTGCCcgaccccgccccccccacagaccccctccctgcccccggcgcctgccccgacccccccccacagacccccgtcCTGCCCCTCGgcgcctgccctgccccgccccccccccacagaccccctccctgcccccggcgCCTGCCCCGACCCCCACCACAGACCCCCGTCCTGCCCCTCggcgcctgccctgccccccccgtcccacagaccccctccctgcccccggcgCCTGCCCCGACCCCCACCACAGACCCCCGTCCTGCCCCCCGgcgcctgccccacctcccccacagaccccctccctgcccccggcgCCTGGCCGGCCCC
The DNA window shown above is from Gopherus flavomarginatus isolate rGopFla2 chromosome 7, rGopFla2.mat.asm, whole genome shotgun sequence and carries:
- the B4GALT7 gene encoding beta-1,4-galactosyltransferase 7, producing the protein MFPSRRKPAVYVREEAGSRRLLALLPRKCSVFRLFFAALLLGFLSLLWLQLSCSGDVAREGRGAVAPNPLKPCPPESRASWAEDPSWGPHRLALLIPFRERFEELLAFVPHMHRFLSRKRIRHHIFVLNQVDHYRFNRASLINVGFLESGNDTDYIAMHDVDLLPRNEELDYGFPEAGPFHVASPELHPLYHYKTYVGGILLLTKQHYEMCNGMSNRFWGWGREDDEFYRRIKGAGLQLFRPSGIKTGYKTFQHLHDPAWRKRDQKRIATQKQEQFKVDRDGGLNNVRYRIESQTALSVAGAPCTVLNILLDCDASKTPWCTFS